From one Mytilus edulis chromosome 1, xbMytEdul2.2, whole genome shotgun sequence genomic stretch:
- the LOC139529399 gene encoding uncharacterized protein: MASANSVDNSEATDSNIYQKFYQYDFDKDQSFQNGLQKIKERQNCTEEDILNSKLFYFSKRYQPLNKSDFKTWLSKQTDKEERQSSDRRDIDTECIATVAKEIDIKDSIDSKTATVSNETQTAGERDTNQLIESTDQGEINVSNITELPPNKTNTIIDDTNDFRENDLSENLDKVLSLADVAEFIEKGLPLPGIKDLDIKPLEIDPHPSSLQRKLKPWEK; this comes from the exons ATGGCATCAGCAAATAGTGTAGATAACAGTGAAGCCACAGACAGCAATATTTACCAAAAGTTTTATCAGTATGACTTTGATAAAGATCAGTCTTTCCAAAATGGATTACAGAAAATCAAAGAAAGACAGAACTGTACAGAAGAAGATATTCTGAActctaaattattttatttttcaaa AAGATACCAGCCACTTAATAAGAGTGACTTCAAGACATGGCTTAGTAAACAAACAGATAAAG AAGAACGTCAGAGCAGTGATAGAAGAGATATTGATACTGAGTGTATTGCAACAGTTGCAAAAGAAATTGATATAAAAGATAGCATTGATTCAAAGACAGCTACTGTTTCTAATGAAACCCAAACTGCAGGAGAAAGAGACACCAATCAATTAATAGAAAGCACAGACCAAGGGGAGataaatgtatcaaatataaCAGAACTACCACCAAATAAAACTAACACAATCATAGATGATACTAATGACTTTAGAGAAAATGATTTATCAGAGAATCTAGACAAAGTTTTAAGTTTAGCTGATGTTGCAGAATTTATAGAAAAGGGACTTCCATTACCTGGAATTAAGGACTTAGATATTAAACCTTTAGAAATTGACCCACATCCTTCTTCTCTACAAAGAAAGCTTAAACCATGGGAAAAGTAG